In the Streptomyces spororaveus genome, GACCACGGGTGGCCATGGAGCGGATGTAGACCCCCGGGTCCGAGGCGTGGTCCGACATCCGCACCCGGTCGCCGAGCAGCGCCCCGCCCGAGAAGGGCGAGGACGGGTCCACGGCCAGGACGCCGACCCGCTTGCCGGCCTTGCGGTACGCGGACACGAGCGCCGAGGTCGAGGTCGACTTGCCGACGCCCGGCGACCCCGTCAGCCCCACCACGTACGCCCCGCCCGTCAGCGGGGCCAGCGCGGCCATCACCTCGCGCAGCTGCGGGGACGCCCCCTCGACCAGCGAGATCAGCCGGGCCACCGCTCTGGGCCGGCCCTCACGGGCCTGGGCCACCAGCTGGGGGACGTCCACCGCCGTCATACGTGCTGCGCTCCTCGGTTCTCGTACGGGATACGTGCGGGCCGCCGGGCCCTGGTACGGCTACTTGGCGACGCGGACGATCAGTGCGTCGCCCTGGCCGCCGCCGCCGCACAGCGCGGCCGCGCCGACGCCGCCGCCGCGGCGCTTGAGCTCCAGCGCCAGGTGCAGCACCACGCGGGCTCCGGACATGCCGATCGGGTGCCCCAGGGCGATGGCGCCACCGTTGACGTTCACCTTTTCCGGGGTCACGCCGAGGTCCTTCATTGACTGCACGGCGACCGCCGCGAAGGCCTCGTTGATCTCGATGAGGTCCAGGTCGGAGACCTCCAGGCCCTCCTTCTTCAGGGCGTGCAGGATCGCGTTCGACGGCTGCGACTGGAGCGAGTTGTCGGGGCCGGCCACGTTGCCGTGGGCGCCGATCTCGGCGATCCACTCCAGGCCGAGCTCCTCCGCCTTCGCCTTGCTCATCACGACCACGGCGGCGGCGCCGTCGCTGATCTGGGAGGAGGTGCCGGCGGTGATCGTGCCGTCCTTCGCGAAGGCCGGACGCAGCTTGCCGAGGGACTCCACGGTGGTCTCGGGGCGGATGCCCTCGTCGGTGGAGAAGATCACCGGGTCGCCCTTGCGCTGCGGGATCTCCACGGGGACGATCTCGGCCTCGAAGACGCCGTTCTTCTGCGCGGCCGCGGCCCGCTGGTGCGAGGCGGCGGCGAACTCGTCCTGCGGGGCCCGCTCGATGCCCAGGCGGGTGTTGTGCTTCTCCGTGGACTCGCCCATCGCGATGTTCTCGAAGGCGTCGGTGAGGCCGTCGTAGGCCATCGCGTCCAGCATCTCGACGGCGCCGTACTTGAAGCCCTCACGCGACTTGGGCAGCAGGTGCGGGGCGTTGGTCATGGACTCCTGACCGCCCGCGACCACGATGTCGAACTCCCCGGCGCGGATCAGCTGGTCGGCCAGCGCGATCGCGTCCAGGCCCGAGAGGCACACCTTGTTGATCGTGAGCGCGGGCACGTTCATCGGGATGCCGGCCTTGACGGCCGCCTGGCGGGCGGGGATCTGGCCCGCGCCGGCCTGCAGCACCTGGCCCATGATCACGTACTGGACCTGGTCGCCGGAGATCCCGGCCCGCTCCAGCGCGGACTTGATGGCGAAGCCGCCGAGGTCGGCACCCGAGAAGGACTTCAGCGAGCCGAGCAGCCGCCCCATGGGCGTGCGGGCCCCGGCGACGATCACAGAAGTGGTGTTGTTCGATCCGGACATGAGGCACAGCCCCTTGGATGAGGAGTGAACGAGGGTTTACGTGAATGTACTGGGCGGTACCGCAGCGGTCACCGGGGTGCCGGTGTGATCGCGCGCACGTTGCGTGACGACCCCCTTCGGCGGTGCACTGTCACCATGCTGACAAGAATCGACCACATCGGGATCGCCTGCTTCGACCTGGACAAGACTGTCGAGTTCTACCGTGCCACGTACGGCTTCGAGGTGTTCCACTCCGAGGTCAACGAGGAGCAGGGTGTCCGCGAGGCCATGTTGAAGATCAACGAGACCTCCGACGGCGGCGCCTCGTACCTCCAGCTCCTGGAGCCCACCCGCGAGGACTCCGCCGTCGGCAAATGGCTGGCCAAGAACGGCGAGGGCGTCCACCACATCGCCTTCGGCACCGAGGACGTCCAGGGCGACTCCGAGGCCATCCGCGGCAAGGGCGTCCGCGTCCTCTACGACCAGCCCCGCACCGGCTCCATGGGCTCTTCCATCACCTTCCTGCACCCCAAGGACTGCCACGGCGTTCTCACCGAACTGGTCACCTCGAACCCCGAGCACTGACGGACCACTGATGGCCCGATTCCCCGGCCGGTAGAGTGGCCATGGCTCGGCCGGGGTTCGGTGCGGAGACGGGGTCGGGGCCTGTGACCCCTGCCCCGGTATCTGACACCATTCCCCCGGGGGCGTCGTTCAGCGGGCGAGCGATGCTCATGGGAGTGAGCTTGCGACCAGGGGACGGATGGGACCGCGCTGTGCGGGGCTACGAAAGCCAGGAGAGCCATCAGGCCGAGGCCGACCATCTCTCGCGCTTCGAGGCCGAGATGGAGCGGCTGAAGAAGGAGCGCGGGAAGGCCGTCCAGCACGCCGAGGACCTGGGATACCAGGTGGAGGTGCTGCGCGCCAAGCTTCACGAGGTACGGCGCGCTCTGGCGTCCCGCCCCGCCTACGACGGCGCGGACATGGGGTACCAGGCGGAGCAGCTGCTCCGTAACGCCCAGGTCCAGGCGGACCAGATGCGCTCGGACGCCGAGCGCGAGCTTCGTGACGCCCGGGCCCAGACCCAGCGCATCCTGCAGGAGCACGCCGAGCACCAGGCGCGCCTGCAGGCCGAGCTGCACGCCGAGGCCGTCAACCGCCGCCAGCGCCTGGACCAGGAGCTGGGCGAGCGGCGGCAGACCGTCGAGGCCCACGTCAACGAGAACGTGGCCTGGGCCGAGCAGTTGCGCGCCCGTACGGAGGCGCAGGCCCGCCGGCTCATGGAGGAGTCCCGCGCCGAGGCGGAGCAGTCCCTGAACGCCGCCCGCGCCGAGGCCGCCCGGGTCGCCGAGGAGACCCGGCGCCGGATGGCCGCGGACGCGGAAGCCGCCCGCGCCGAGGCCGAGGCCACGCTGCTGCGCGCCCGCAAGGAGGCCGAGCGGCTGCTGACCGCCGCCTCCTCGCAGGCCCAGGAGGCCAGCGAGCACGCGGAGCGGCTGCGCTCCACCACCACCGCCGAGGCCGAGCACACCCGCCAGCAGACGCTGGACCTGGGCCGGCTGGCCGAATCCCGGGTGCAGGAAGCCGATGCGGCGCTGCGCGAGGCCCGTGCCGAGGCGGAGAAGGTCCTCGCGGAGGCCAAGGAGAGCGCCACCCGGCAGCTGGCGTCGGCGGAATCCGTCAACGAGCAGCGCACCCGCACGGCCAAGGAGCAGGTCGCCCGGCTGGTCGGCGAGGCCACCAAGGAGGCCGAGGCCCTCAAGGCGGAGGCCGAGCAGGCCCTGGCCGACGCCCGCGCGGACGCCGAGCGGCAGCGCACCGTGGCCGGCGAGCAGGCCCGTACGGCCGCGGCCGAGGACATGGCGGCGCAGCTGGCGAAGGCCGCCCGCACCGCCGAGGACGTACTGAACAAGGCCTCGGAGGACGCCCGGGCCACCACCCGGGCCGCGTCCGAGGAGGCCGAGCGGATCCGCCGCGAGGCCGAGACCGAGGCCGACCGGCTGCGCCTGCAGGCGGCGGCCACGGCCGACGAGCTCAAGGGCGCCGCGAAGGACGACACCGAGGAGTACCGGGCCCGCACGGTCGAGCTCCAGTCGGAGGCCCGGCGGCTGCGCGGCGAGGCCGAGCAGCTGCGCGCCGAGGCCGTCGCCGAGGGCGAGCGGATCCGCGGCGAGGCCCGCCGCGAGGCCGTCCAGCAGATCGAGGAGGCGGCCCGGACCGCCGAGGAGCTGCTCGGCAAGGCCAAGTCGGACGCCGACGAGCTGCGCGGCGGCGCGACCGCCGAGAGCGAGCGGGTGCGCGCCGAGGCCGTGGAGCGGGCCGGCACGCTGCGCAAGCAGGCCGAGGAGAC is a window encoding:
- a CDS encoding acetyl-CoA C-acetyltransferase encodes the protein MSGSNNTTSVIVAGARTPMGRLLGSLKSFSGADLGGFAIKSALERAGISGDQVQYVIMGQVLQAGAGQIPARQAAVKAGIPMNVPALTINKVCLSGLDAIALADQLIRAGEFDIVVAGGQESMTNAPHLLPKSREGFKYGAVEMLDAMAYDGLTDAFENIAMGESTEKHNTRLGIERAPQDEFAAASHQRAAAAQKNGVFEAEIVPVEIPQRKGDPVIFSTDEGIRPETTVESLGKLRPAFAKDGTITAGTSSQISDGAAAVVVMSKAKAEELGLEWIAEIGAHGNVAGPDNSLQSQPSNAILHALKKEGLEVSDLDLIEINEAFAAVAVQSMKDLGVTPEKVNVNGGAIALGHPIGMSGARVVLHLALELKRRGGGVGAAALCGGGGQGDALIVRVAK
- the mce gene encoding methylmalonyl-CoA epimerase, which produces MLTRIDHIGIACFDLDKTVEFYRATYGFEVFHSEVNEEQGVREAMLKINETSDGGASYLQLLEPTREDSAVGKWLAKNGEGVHHIAFGTEDVQGDSEAIRGKGVRVLYDQPRTGSMGSSITFLHPKDCHGVLTELVTSNPEH